DNA sequence from the Rhizoctonia solani chromosome 14, complete sequence genome:
TCGCCATCACAAGACCATTATTCCACAAGATCCTGTGCTCTTTTCTGGAACAGTGCGGTAAGGAAATCAGACTCAGTGCATCGCCACCTGGACCCGGTTGTTTACGCACGTGCGCTTCTTTTTCCAGAGAGAACCTCGACCCATTCAGGCAACACACCGACGCAGAGTGCCTGGATGTGCTTCATCGTGTTCAACTCACAGCACCTGTTATCTCGGCACGAACAACACCCGGATCGACACGTCCGCCATCCCCGACTTCGTACCCCTATGATGATGAAGGGTTGCTCGACTCGAGATTAACCGTGTCGCTTCACACTCGTGTTAGCGCCGGTGGGGCGAACTTTAGCCAGGGCCAACGTCAGTTGTTCTCCCTTGCCCGAGCGCTACTTCGGAGAAATTCGGTGAGTGGCAGAGGAATGAAACAAATTCgtttgctgattgtgtttAAAGATTGTAATCATGGATGAGTCGACATCAAGTTTGGACTATGCGACCGACCAGAAGATCCAAGATACGATTCGAGAAGAGTTCCAGGATGCATTGACAATTACGGTGGCACACAGAATACGTGAGTGCAGTGGGCCACGTCTCAAATGACTCGATTTGGCTGACCCGAGCAAACAAAGGAACCATCATTGATAACGACCGACTGATGGTGCTGGACAAGGGACACATTATCGAGTTTGATACACCGTGGAATCTAATTGAGCGTGAGGGCGGGTTGTTTAGGGAAATGTGTCTCCAGAGCGGAACATTTGCGGAGCTCAgggctgctgctgcggtCAAGGCGGGGGTTACCTTAGAATAGGGCTAATGTGTACGTTGAATGCGGTGATGTGTGACGTTAGGGAATAATCTATTCAATGCTTTGTCATCGGAATGCTGTGTTTGTGTGTCCGGCTGTGTCAAGGGCAGATCACGTGTTGGGGCCACTTATAACTCGGGATCCCTGGTAGCTTGGGCGCCAACCCTCTCCGCGTTTTAACCACCACCAAGAATGCCACCCCAGACCGTGCCGTGCCAGGTGCGAGCGATGGGACTAGTTTAGTCGGATTTGTATGCTGATTTACATACAGTACCGAACGGGCAAGACGCTCGGAAGCGGCACTTACGCCGTCGTAAAGGAGGCAGTCCATATCAAGACCAACAAGTACTATGCTTGCAAGGTCATTAACAAGAAGCTCATGGAGGGTCGCGAGCACATGGTAAATGGCTCATTAATCTCGCACTAATTCGGCGCTAATTGGAATTGATAGGTACGCAATGAGATTGCGGTGCTGAAAAAGGTGTCGAGCGGACACAAGAATATCGTGACTCTTCACGATTATTTCGAGACGGCCCACAACCTCTATCTCGTATTCGACTTGTGTACGGGTGGCGAGTTGTTTGACCGCATTTGCGCCAAGGGCAATTACTACGAGGCCGATGCCGCCGAGCTTGTCCGGACCATCATGCTCGCTGTTCAGCACATCCACGATGCGGGCATCGTTCATCGTGATCTCAAGCCCGAAAACTTGCTGTTCCGCACCAAAGCGGAGGATGCAGATATCATGATTGCTGATTTCGGTCTCTCTCGCGTCATGGACGACGACAAGTTCACCCTCCTTACTGAAGTCTGTGGTACTCCAGGCTACATGGCTCCCGAGATCTTCAAGAAGTGTATGTTGATATTCTTTATCCCCCTAACTAAACTCATATTTTAATAGCCGGTCACCACAAGCCCGTCGACATCTGGGCAATGGGTGTCATCACATACTTCTTGCTGTGTGGATACACGCCATTTGATCGTGATAACCAACAGCAAGAAATGGAGGCCATCATCCGTGGCGACTATCGCTTTGAGCCAGGTTTGATAGTCTTGGCGCTTGGTGTCTAGTGACTAATATTATAACCTCCGACAGCTGAGTATTGGGCTAACGTCTCCGAGACTGCCAAGGACTTTGTTCGTTACTGCCTAACCATCGATCCTAACAAGCGTCCGACCGCCGCTCAGGCACTTGAGCACAAATGGCTAGTTGACATTTCTCAGCACTTCGTGCCTGAGAGTGAGACAGGCCAGCCCACCAACTTGTTGCCCCACATTCAGAAGCAATTTGATGCTCGCAAGACCTGTACGTCTTCATTTCACTTCATTTTGTCCCTCATCCACGCGGTCCGCCCAGGGGCCGGAAGACTCTGGGTCCGGGGTATTGTTTTCAGTTATTGATCGTATTCCTATTTTTGCAACACGCACAGTCCGCAAGGCCGTACTTGGCATGATGGCAATGCGCCGCATGTCCACGATGCCGATGAAGACGTCGCAACTCGCGCTGGATGTCGAGCAATACCGGAAGGATGCAGAGGAGGTGCGCAGGAACGAATGCTCATCTTGGAGTAACTAAACTGATTATATTTTAATAGGAACACGTCGACGAGGTACTTGCAAAGCCTGAGGATCTTAGTTCACCATCTACCCCCACTGCCGCTACTTCTTCTACCCCTCCCCCTTCATCTACGCCACCTGCCCCGTCCTCTGTTCCACCTGCTGCTGTGCACGCTCCTGTTCCTACTACCCCATCCATgacccaaacccaagcctCTCCTAAAGCTCCTTCTCCTGCCCCCAATCTTCCTAAAGCCCCATCACCGGCTCCCCCATCTACCAGCAGTTCGGACGGTGGCAAGCGTGGCGGGGGATCTCATCGTTCCAGTTCCGGACACTGGTGGCAGCGGTTGACGCGCCATTTGCCGTAATTACAGGGCCGTGGCGTATCTATTTACGAACCGAGTTCCGAAGACGAGAAGAGTATCAAGGCGGAACAGTAGGAATAAACTACAAGATGAGCTCAAGGGGTGATCGTGATTGCTTTTATAATTGTGTTTTTTGACCAGCCATATTAAATTTAGTTTCTTGTCTTTTTGAttgttcttttctttttccgaTGTTTTGATCGACTGGTAGTGAAGCAAAACGTACATATTTCATGGGCCGCGGGTCAGTGTGATCAGCTCGTCCAGGTCATTTTGATCTTGATCGAGGTAGATGAGCTGATGTGATATACGGGGTTGGATTGGATATACTGCCGACACTTTCCCAGTGCTGTAAGCCAACCGTAAAGGTCGACTGGTATGTTTCGTTAGGGCTTGATTTTGTGATGTGCGCGTAGAATCGGTTTGCGCTGAGTGTTCAAAATCCAGTATATTCCAAGTGCTTGGCCAAGAGGTTGGAGATGCCGGAAAGGCTAGCGGCTGCAATTTCTTCTCTGCTTACTTCCGTGATGTAATTTTCTCTTTGTATATTTAACTTAATTTGGTGGCCAAGGATACGTATTTATGTACTACAGGAATCACTTGTTGCTTAACCCCATCCTACGACCCAATATGAATAAAACACGCCCAGCGTCCAAACGCCTTCTCTCCTACCTTCTCACGCAGTGCAGCGACAGCATTGTGAAGCGCTCGACCTGCCTCCCCGTTTCCCAACTTTCCCTCCTTCATCAGCTCCGCATATACCCTATCTGCTACAAACGGCGCATCCTCATCTTTCACCGACCACCTTGTTGCAATCACGCTCGGATACCCAGCCATCAACATCCCCGACGCAAGGTGTATCGCTTCGTCCGGCAACTTGTCGTCGCCTGTTGCTGTCTGACAAGCTGACAGAAATGCGAGTCCTTTATTTCTAAACGATCGCCGGTTGATAGCAGCAAGATCGAGTGTACCGTCGTGCAGGAAGAAGCCGCTCTTGGTAGCATTGACAACATTTTGGTGAGCATAGCAAGCAAAGTGGACCCAGTCGTGCTCCTCCATCGCATCCAGTACGGTAGCTGTTGTTGCCTGTTCATTTATGAGTTCCGAGTATTTGCCATTATTTTGGGTATGATCCTTGACTAGCTTGAGCTCGGTGATTGTACCAGGGAGTGATGTGTGTTTGGGCGTGTTTGGCTGACCGACTGCGAGCACC
Encoded proteins:
- a CDS encoding calcium/calmodulin-dependent protein kinase, whose product is MPPQTVPCQYRTGKTLGSGTYAVVKEAVHIKTNKYYACKVINKKLMEGREHMVRNEIAVLKKVSSGHKNIVTLHDYFETAHNLYLVFDLCTGGELFDRICAKGNYYEADAAELVRTIMLAVQHIHDAGIVHRDLKPENLLFRTKAEDADIMIADFGLSRVMDDDKFTLLTEVCGTPGYMAPEIFKKSGHHKPVDIWAMGVITYFLLCGYTPFDRDNQQQEMEAIIRGDYRFEPAEYWANVSETAKDFVRYCLTIDPNKRPTAAQALEHKWLVDISQHFVPESETGQPTNLLPHIQKQFDARKTFRKAVLGMMAMRRMSTMPMKTSQLALDVEQYRKDAEEEHVDEVLAKPEDLSSPSTPTAATSSTPPPSSTPPAPSSVPPAAVHAPVPTTPSMTQTQASPKAPSPAPNLPKAPSPAPPSTSSSDGGKRGGGSHRSSSGHWWQRLTRHLP